One genomic region from Cryptococcus neoformans var. grubii H99 chromosome 10, complete sequence encodes:
- a CDS encoding U3 small nucleolar ribonucleoprotein IMP3, producing the protein MRQLKHHEKKLLKKVDFLSWKQDASQREVKVMRKYHIQDREDYHKYNKLCGSLRSLIHKLSILPANDPFRQQKEAEMLDKLYDMGILDIGSKPSDIENKVTVSSIARRRLAVVVARLKMSETVSDAVRTIEQGHIRVGPTPVTDPAMLVTRRMEDFVTWVDTSARKRTIMKYNDELDDFDLL; encoded by the exons ATGAGGCAGCTTAAGCATCATGAAAAGAAACTCCTCAAAAAAGTTGATTTTCTCAGC TGGAAACAGGATGCTTCTCAGCGGGAAGTCAAGGTGATGCGCAAGTATCACATTCAAGATCGGGAGGACTATCACAA ATACAACAAGTTGTGCGGTTCATTACGATCATTAATCCATAAGCTCTCTATTCTCCCGGCGAATGACCCATTCCGACAACAAAAGGAGGCTGAAATGCTCGACAAGTTGTATGACATGGGTATCCTCG ACATCGGCTCCAAACCCTCTGACATTGAAAATAAAGTAACAGTCTCTTCCATTGCCCGACGCCGTCTTGCGGTGGTCGTTGCGCGTCTCAAAATGTCCGAAACCGTCTCTGACGCGGTACGCACTATAGAGCAAGGTCATATCCGAGTAGGACCTACACCAGTGACCGATCCAGCTATGCTTGTCACGAGGAGAATGGAGGACTTTGTTACTTGGGTTGACACAAGTGCTAGGAAGAGGACTATTATGAAGTATAATGACGAG CTCGACGACTTTGACCTGTTGTAA
- a CDS encoding fumarate reductase has translation MSKVKVIIVGGGLSGLSAAHTVLERGGNVLLLDKNSFMGGNSTKATSGINGANTQAQQALGIPDTSAKFFADTKKSARELARDDLIRVLTYKSGDAVNWLIERFNLDLSKVSRLGGHSEKRTHRGTQQFPGMTITYALMEKLEDMAEQHPDRVKILKKAKVTKLLQENGKVIGVDYEREGKHYTEYGPVVLATGGYAADFTADSLLKQHRPEYYNLPTTNGDHCTGDGHKMAMLIGAKGIDLEKVQVHPTGLVDPKDPDAKVKFLAAEALRGVGGLLINRDGERFVDELEHRDYVTGKMWENDKFPVRLVLNSTSSKEIEWHCKHYVGRGLMKKFNSGEELAKEIGCSPEALKKTFDDHNRYAKNPGTDPFGKKFFSGGDFSMSDTYHAAIMTPVLHYTMGGLEIGINAAVHNANGGEVEGLYACGELAGGVHGANRLGGSSLLGCVVFGRVAGDSVSSYLLSSLANADANVKAAKRLGTINNHLVETKIKLDPESKALQVSFSWGDKTGDQSQKDAGGAQVPANSAPGQKGDRTAAEIEPEALPTPPAKKGSEKGTSDKKEYTLEEVAKHNTEKDCWVVIGGQVLDVTNFLEDHPGGVKAIMLYAGRDATEEFDMIHPPNAIAKYAPDTVIGTIKQ, from the exons ATGTCCAAAGTAAAGGTCATCATCGTAGGCGGCGGCCTTTCAGGTCTCTCCGCTGCCCATACAGTCCTCGAGCGAGGAGGTAATGTC TTATTGCTCGATAAGAACAGTTTCATGGGCGGTAACTCGACTAAAGCTACGAGCGGTATTAACGGCGCCAATACCCAG GCTCAACAA GCCCTCGGTATTCCTGACACATCTGCAAAGTT TTTCGCAGACACCAAGAAATCCGCTCGCGAGCTCGCTAGAGACGACCTCATCCGTGTACTCACCTACAAATCCGGCGATGCAGTCAATTGGCTCATCGAGCGGTTCAACCTTGATCTAAGTAAAGTTTCCCGACTTGGGGGTCATTCAGAGAAGAGGACGCATAGAGGTACACAGCAGTTCCCCGGAATGACGATTACTTATGCTTTGATGGAAAAG CTTGAGGATATGGCAGAACAGCATCCCGATAGGGTCAAAATTCTCAAGAAAGCCAAGGTCACCAAGCTCTTACAAGAGAATGGTAAAGTTATTGGGGTAGATTACGAGCGTGAGGGTAAACAT TACACTGAATACGGCCCCGTTGTACTTGCTACTGGAGGCTACGCAGCGGATTTCACGGCAGACTCGTTACTCAAGCAGCATCGGCCAGAGTATTATAATCTT CCAACAACAAACGGCGACCACTGCACCGGCGACGGCCATAAAATGGCCATGCTCATCGGTGCCAAAGGTATTGACCTCGAAAAAGTTCAAGTCCACCCCACCGGGCTCGTGGACCCGAAAGACCCTGATGCAAAAGTGAAGTTCCTGGCCGCGGAAGCACTGAGGGGCGTGGGAGGATTGCTGATCAATAGAGACGGGGAGAGATTTGTAGATGAGTTGGAGCATAGAGATTATGTGACGGGGAAGATGTGGGAGAATGACAAG TTCCCAGTCCGCCTTGTGCTGAATAGCACATCAAGCAAAGAGATCGAATGGCATTGCAAACACTACGTCGGAAGGGGACTTATGAAAAAGTTCAACAGCGGGGAAGAGTTGGCAAAGGAGATTGGGTGTAGTCCCGAGGcgttgaagaagactt TCGACGATCATAATAGATACGCCAAGAACCCCGGTACGGATCCATTTGGCAAAAAG TTCTTCTCTGGCGGCGACTTTTCCATGTCTGACACTTACCACGCCGCCATCATGACCCCCGTCTTGCATTACACCATGGGCGGCCTCGAAATCGGTATCAACGCCGCCGTTCACAATGCCAATGGTGGAGAGGTCGAAGGCCTCTACGCTTGTGGTGAACTTGCAGGCGGTGTCCATGGAGCGAACCGGTTGGGTGGGAGTAGTCTTCT GGGCTGCGTCGTGTTCGGCCGTGTAGCAGGCGATTCCGTCTCTTCGtatctcctttcctctctcgCCAACGCTGATGCAAATGTGAAAGCGGCCAAGCGACTCGGTACAATCAACAACCATCTCGTTGAGACCAAGATTAAGCTAGACCCAGAGTCAAAAGCTTTGCAGGTATCCTTCTCTTGGGGAGACAAGACTGGTGACCAGAGTCAGAAGGATGCTGGTGGTGCCCAAGTCCCAGCAAATAGCGCCCCGGGGCAAAAAGGCGACCGCACAGCCGCAGAAATTGAGCCAGAGGCCCTTCCGACCCCACCTGCTAAAAAAGGCTCTGAGAAGGGCACAAGCGACAAGAAGGAGTATACCCTTGAAGAAGTTGCGAAGCACAATACTGAGAAGGATTGCTGGGTGGTGATCGGCGGTCAAGTCTTGGATGTTACCAA TTTCTTGGAAGACCATC CCGGCGGTGTGAAAGCAATCATGCTCTACGCAGGCAGGGATGCGACTGA GGAGTTTGATATGATCCACCCGCCTAATGCAATTGCGAAGTATGCGCCCGATACTG TTATTGGAACCATCAAGCAGTAA
- a CDS encoding dimethyladenosine transferase → MPKATSQTFRAQPVSAAQRPKKGSESSAAAAAGGGARNHLFDTAKFGQHILTNPLVAQGIVDKANLKPTDVVLEVGPGTGNLTVRILPACRKVVAVEMDPRMAAEVQKRVLGKPEQKKLELIVGDFVKADLPYFDVLISNTPYQISSPLVFKLLSQRPIPRCAVLMFQREFALRLVATPNTKLWGRLAANVQLYARVEHVMKVGKGNFRPPPQVESSVVRIMPRDPPPPVKFEEFDGLNRIIFSRANKTLRAGFKAKGVVELLEKNYRTWCAEQGAIIEDNFDIREKVESILVETGFADSRAAKMDVDDLLKLLAAFNVEGIHFA, encoded by the exons ATGCCAAAGGCCACTTCCCAGACTTTCAGGGCTCAACCTGTATCCGCTGCTCAACGACCTAAGAAAGGTAGTGAGTCTTCTGCCGCCGCGGCCGCTGGAGGAGGTGCACGGAACCATCTTTTCGACACTGCAAAGTTCGGTCAACACATTTTGACCAATCCTCTCGTCGCTCAAGG CATTGTTGATAAGGCAAACCTCAAGCCTACGGATGTCGTTCTCGAAGTTGGTCCCGGTACCGGTAATTTGACTGTTAGGATATTGCCGGCGTGCAGGAAGGTTGTAGCTGTGGAAATGGACCCTCGAATGGCGGCTGAAGTACAGAAGCGTGTTCTTGGAAA GCCAGAGCAAAAGAAGCTCGAGCTGATAGTTGGTGATTTTGTTAAGGCCGACTTGCCATACTTTGAtgtcctcatctccaacacTCCTTATCAG atttcttctcctctcgtcttcaagctcctcTCCCAACGTCCCATCCCTCGTTGTGCCGTTCTCATGTTCCAGCGTGAATTCGCCCTTCGTCTAGTTGCCACACCGAACACCAAGCTCTGGGGTCGTCTCGCTGCCAATGTACAGCTTTACGCCCGGGTCGAACACGTCATGAAAGTCGGTAAAGGCAATTTCcgacctccacctcaaGTCGAATCTTCCGTTGTGAGGATTATGCCACGAgatcctcctccgcctgtCAAATTTGAGGAGTTTGACGGGCTGAATAGAATCATTTTCAGTAGAGCGAATAAGACCTTGCGGGCTGGATTCAAGGCAAAGGGTGTGGTGGAATTATTGGAGAAGAATTACAGGACCTGGTGCGCAGAGCAGGGAGCG ATCATCGAAGATAATTTCGACATCCGGGAGAAGGTTGAATCCATCTTAGTCGAAACTGGTTTCGCCGACAGCCGAGCGGCGAAGATGGACGTCGACGACCTTCTAAA GCTATTGGCCGCTTTCAACGTCGAGGGAAT ACACTTTGCCTAG
- a CDS encoding 26S proteasome regulatory subunit N1: MSEGERPTFDIAVPAKDPEPKEDDKPKHTGDKGKARDDSKDEGPEMSEEDLQLKAELEMLVQRLRELDSGLYQPALESLRTLIRTSTSSMTSVPKPLKFLRPFYEEMGKIRDGWSEDLKEQRSLLASILSVLAMTYSDTGKRETLYYRILSGSQEAPGLWGHEYVRHLAAELGEEYAATYAALGEDANIPQPDTKYTTDQLRALSIELVEFFLKHNAEADAVDILLEVENISAITKYVDDKTFERVCRYMVSCVPLLVNPDDNAFLETASIIYSKYDRYPEALALAVRLNNPELIRKYYEAPTNPVMKKQLSYFLARAQIPLHWVHTAEDAEPNDTIPTQPEDVLECLGNVKLSTHFRNFGKAVGVEEAKSVDDIYKTHLEPSSRNTAIPDSARQNLASTFVNAFVNAGFGNDKLMVNAPEGQSWIYKNKAEGMMSATASVGLSLLWDSESGIDHIDKYSYSAEEHIKAGVFLATGIVHSGIRSDPDIAFALLEEHVDSQSVPLKVSAINGIAIAYAGSERQDIADKLLPYVQDESTSMEVSSMAILALGFVFVGSSNGDIASEILQTLMEREENQLASEWTVFACLGLGLLYLSSQEESEPTLATLKAIEHPIAQIAQTIVNICANAGTGNVLKIQELLYICSEHAAEKKDEKKEDTAAEGEGESPVASSEVPGAIPAAGPPAPPTAAGVPGTDIEGDVDMSDVAAEAGAPDGGAQTAATTGEESEKEKEIEKEVKTAEQLKHQAFATLGIALIAMGEDVGAEMALRQFQHLMTYGDPVIRKSVPLALGLISASNPQLSILDTLSKYSHDSDLDVAINAILAMGFVGAGTNNARLAQMLRGLAVYYAKEADCLFMVRIAQGLVHMGKGTIGINPFYNDRQVMSKTAMAGLLSVLVSFTDARKFVLSKYHWMLYWIVPAMFPQFLITLNEELEEIPVTVRVGQAVNTVAQAGTRHGISGFQTHQSPVRIATTERAELGTNEFFPYQSVLEGLVILKKNEQYSAEDLH, translated from the exons ATGTCCGAAGGAGAAAGGCCCACTTTTGATATTGCCGTCCCCGCTAAAGATCCTGAACCCAAGGAGGACGACAAGCCCAAGCATACCGGTGACAAAGGCAAGGCTAGAGATGACAGTAAAGACGAAGGGCCTGAGATG AGTGAGGAAGACTTGCAGCTCAAGGCTGAGCTGGAGATGCTTGTCCAGCGATTACGG GAGCTGGACTCTGGGCTTTATCAGCCCGCTCTTGAGTCACTTAGAACATTGATCAGGACATCTACTAGTTCAATGACTTCCGTCCCCAAGCCTCTTAAGTTCTTGAGACCATTCTATGAGGAGATGGGCAAGATtagggatggatggagCGAAGACTTGAAGGAGCAAAGA tctcttcttgcttccatcctttccgtCCTTGCTATGACCTACTCCGACACTGGCAAGCGCGAAACCCTTTACTATCGAATTCTCTCCGGTTCCCAAGAAGCTCCTGGTCTCTGGGGACACGAATATGTACGACACCTCGCTGCTGAGCTCGGAGAAGAGTATGCCGCTACATACGCAGCTTTAGGTGAAGATGCCAACATTCCTCAACCAGACACCAAATACACGACCGACCAGCTGAGGGCCCTCTCGATCGAGCTTGTCGAATTCTTTTTGAAGCACAATGCGGAAGCCGATGCGGTGGATATTTTGCTGGAAGTGGAGAACATTTCGGCCATTACGAAGTATGTGGATGACAAGACGTTCGAGAGGGTGTGCAGATATATGGTCAG CTGTGTGCCGTTGTTGGTTAACCCTGATGACAATGCTTTCCTCGAAACGGCATCTATCATCTATTCTAAATACGACCGTTATCCCGAAGcccttgctcttgctgTCCGTCTTAACAACCCGGAACTTATCCGCAAATACTACGAGGCTCCTACAAACCC TGTAATGAAGAAACAGCTCTCGTACTTCCTCGCCCGTGCTCAAATACCTCTTCATTGGGTACACACCGCCGAAGACGCTGAGCCCAACGATACCATCCCTACCCAACCGGAAGACGTCCTTGAATGCCTTGGTAACGTTAAGCTTTCCACTCACTTCCGAAATTTCGGGAAGGCTGTTGGTGTTGAGGAGGCAAAATCCGTTGACGACATCTACAAAACTCATCTCGAGCCTTCATCTCGAAACACCGCTATTCCGGACTCTGCGCGTCAAAACCTTGCCTCTACCTTCGTTAACGCCTTTGTCAACGCCGGTTTCGGTAACGACAAGCTTATGGTCAACGCTCCGGAAGGTCAGAGCTGGATCTACAAGAACAAAGCTGAAGGTATGATGAGCGCAACGGCATCTGTTGGTTTGAGTCTTCTTTGGGACTCAGAGAGCGGTATCGACCACATTGACAAGTACTCTTACTCTGCCGAGGAACACATCAAGGCCGGCGTGTTCCTTGCTACCGGTATCGTCCATTCTGGTATTCGGTCCGACCCCGATATCGCGTTTGCCTTGCTTGAAGAGCACGTCGACAGCCAAAGCGTTCCTCTCAAGGTCAGTGCCATCAATGGCATCGCCATCGCCTACGCCGGTTCTGAGAGGCAAGATATTGCCGACAAGCTCTTGCCGTACGTCCAAGATGAATCCACATCTATGGAAGTTTCTTCTATGGCTATCCTCGCTCTTGGTTTTGTCTTCGTTGGATCTTCGAACGGTGACATTGCGAGCGAGATTTTGCAAACTTtgatggagagggaagagaaccAGTTGGCTTCCGAATGGACAGTGTTTGCTTGcttgggtttgggtttgCTTTATTTGT CCTCCCAAGAAGAGTCTGAACCTACTCTCGCCACCCTCAAAGCCATCGAACACCCGATCGCCCAAATCGCTCAGACTATCGTCAACATTTGTGCCAACGCTGGAACTGGTAATGTTCTGAAGATCCAGGAGCTGCTTTACATTTGTTCCGAGCACGCTgctgagaagaaggatgagaagaaggaagacacCGCTGCagagggcgagggtgaATCTCCTGTTGCCTCATCCGAAGTCCCTGGTGCAATTCCTGCTGCTGGACCACCCGCTCCCCCTACTGCAGCTGGTGTACCCGGTACGGACATTGAAGGTGACGTGGATATGAGCGATGTTGCCGCCGAAGCTGGGGCGCCCGATGGTGGAGCCCAGACTGCTGCTACTACCGGCGAGGAaagcgagaaggagaaggagattgagaaggaggtcAAGACGGCGGAGCAATTGAAGCACCAGGCTTTTGCTACGCTTGGTATTGCGTTGATTGCTATGGGCGAGGATGTTGGTGCCGAGATGGCTTTACGGCAGTTCCAGCACCTG ATGACTTACGGTGATCCTGTCATCCGCAAATCTGTCCCCTTGGCTTTGGGTCTGATATCCGCTTCCAACCCCCAACTCTCTATCCTCGATACTCTTTCCAAGTACTCCCACGACTCTGATCTTGACGTCGCTATCAACGCCATTTTGGCTATGGGCTTCGTCGGAGCTGGTACAAATAACGCTAGGTTGGCGCAAATGTTGAGAGGATTGGCGGTGTATTACGCGAAGGAGGCGGATTGCTTATTTATGGTTCGGATTGCTCAG GGACTTGTGCACATGGGCAAGGGTACTATTGGTATCAACCCCTTCTACAACGACCGCCAGGTTATGAGCAAGACCGCTATGGCTGGATTGCTATCTGTCCTTGTATCTTTCACCGACGCTAGAAAAT TCGTCTTGAGCAAGTACCACTGGATGCTTTACTGGATCGTTCCCGCCATGTTCCCTCAATTCCTCATCACTCTTAACGAAGAACTCGAGGAAATCCCCGTCACTGTGCGAGTTGGACAAGCTGTCAACACCGTCGCCCAGGCAGGTACGAGGCACGGTATCAGTGGT TTCCAAACTCATCAATCACCAGTTCGAATTGCAACAACAGAACGAGCAGAGCTGGGAACCAACGAATTCTTCCCTTATCAGAGCGTGTTAGAAGGTTTGGTTATCCTCAAAAA GAACGAACAATACAGTGCAGAGGACCTTCATTAA
- a CDS encoding dolichyl-phosphate mannosyltransferase polypeptide 2, regulatory subunit, with product MATSDKLLGGAMLFIAAFVFVYYTIWALLLPFLPPTSTIPSYFPPRSYAIKLPIFLLLTGVCGVTLFFGRVMLTEARKKRVKGGKKV from the exons ATG GCAACATCAGATAAACTCCTCGGCGGCGCCATGCTCTTCATCGCTGCATTCGTCTTCGTCTATTACACAATCTGGGCTTTACTCCTC CCATTCCTTCCCCCAACATCTACCATCCCCTCTTACTTCCCTCCCCGAAGTTACGCCATCAAACTCCCAATATTCTTGTTGCTTACCGGTGTATGTGGAGTGACATTGTTTTTCGGAAGGGTCATGTTAACAgaagcgaggaagaagagggttaagggtgggaagaaggtttGA
- a CDS encoding nucleoside-diphosphate kinase: MFANSLRHGLRTASRSSARAFSTIPARAPRTNVVGALALGTAVTGYALYESTRSPVLLEGPRTIAGEKGTVTERSFVMIKPDGVSRQLVGKIVSRFEERGYKLVAIKSLTPSDALAKEHYADLSARPFYPSLVKYITSGTPVVAMVWEGKDVIRQGRRIVGATNPLDADAGSVRGQYAVSVGRNLIHASDAFESATKEIGLWFAPEELSEYEPIAWPWVMADN, translated from the exons ATGTTCGCCAACTCTCTCAGACACG GTCTTCGCACCGCTTCTCGCTCCTCTG CCCGCGCATTCTCTACCATCCCCGCTCGTGCGCCCAGGACCAACGTCGTTGGCGCGCTTGCCCTCGGTACTGCCGTCACTGGTTATGCCCTTTACGAGT CTACCAGGTCCCCTGTCCTGCTTGAGGGCCCCAGGACTATTGCCGGTGAGAAGGGTACCGTTACCGAGAGGTCTTTTGTCATG ATCAAGCCGGATGGTGTCTCCAGGCAACTCGTTGGCAAG ATCGTCTCCCGCTTTGAGG AGCGTGGTTACAAGCTCGTCGC CATCAAATCCCTCACCCCCTCTGACGCCCTCGCCAAAGAACACTATGCCGACCTCTCTGCTCGTCCGTTCTACCCCTCGCTCGTCAAGTACATCACCTCTGGTACTCCTGTTGTGGCGATGGTTTGGGAGGGCAAGGATGTCATTCGTCAGGGT CGCCGAATCGTAGGCGCCACCAACCCCCTCGACGCCGATGCCGGCTCCGTCCGCGGCCAATACGCCGTCTCCGTCGGTCGTAACTTGATCCACGCCTCGGACGCCTTTGAGTCTGCCACCAAGGAGATTGGACTTTGGTTTGCGCCCGAAGAGTTGTCCGAGTATGAGCCTATTGCTTGG CCTTGGGTCATGGCGGACAACTAG
- a CDS encoding G2/mitotic-specific cyclin 1/2, with protein MPSGIPTRRVRLVDENAPPPPGAVVTRTRSRALASTTSTATQVKPTTTSIPMMKRQRSTISSENKIVDRPDARRNALGEVRNGKGGEKEKENGKGKAAAIGRKPLATTQAKAQRVTRSASAQPVMGVKEGDKKRKAVITSKIPSRSRSTGAEPAQVEVKPTVKTEEEPVRKRRKTSSPVVEVGEDGPTVDGKEVLLSSGGKNATAFRSPRIKAKDEGWTDLDAEDEGDPTMVSEYVVEAFKYMMDIQAQTMPDPEYMDNQAELQWKMRQILMDWIIEVHSKFRLLPETLFIATNLVDRFLSKRVISLVKFQLVGLTALFIASKYEEVCCPGVEHFLHMSDGGYTVEELLKAERYMLSTLQFDMSYPNPLNFIRRISKADGYDIQSRTVAKYLVEISCVDHRLLGYTPSMLAAASMWLARLCLERGEWNANLVHYSTYSEDEIRPCAQVMLDYILDPDFDESTSFYKKYASKKHMKASVYVREWATQLWPASADGSEAERGTELELLKMFLEDGEEENNKGSKRGMKVVDEEEEY; from the exons ATGCCTAGTGGTATCCCT ACTCGCCGCGTCCGTCTGGTCGACGAGAATGCCCCTCCTCCGCCCGGCGCCGTTGTCACCCGTACACGTTCTCGGGCCTTGGCCTCCACCACTTCCACTGCCACCCAAGTCAAACCGACCACCACTTCTATCCCTATGATGAAACGACAACGCTCCACTATTTCATCCGAAAACAAGATTGTCGACAGGCCTGATGCGAGGCGTAATGCTCTCGGTGAGGTACGGAATGGCAAGGGcggagaaaaggaaaaggaaaatggaaagggaaaggctGCGGCAATCGGGCGAAAGCCATTGGCGACGACTCAAGCAAAGGCGCAGAGAGTCACACGTTCAGCGTCTGCTCAGCCGGTAATGGGTGTCAAGGAGGGAGATAAGAAGCGAAAGGCTGTCATTACCAGCAAAATTCCATCTCGTTCTCGATCAACCGGTGCCGAACCTGCTCAGGTCGAAGTCAAACCAACTGTCAAGACTGAAGAGGAACCTGTTCGTAAGCGTCGGAAAACGTCGAGCCCGGTTGTGGaagttggagaggatggacCAACAgtggatggaaaggaagtgTTGTTGTCAAGTGGAGGCAAAAATGCGACAGCCTTTAGGTCACCCAGGATTAAAGCcaaggatgaaggatggacAGATCTGGATGCTGAGGACGAAGGGGACCCAACAATGGTCAGCGAATATGTCGTTGAGGCTTTCAAGTACATGATGGATATCCAA GCCCAAACAATGCCCGATCCTGAGTACATGGACAACCAAGCTGAGCTCCAATGGAAGATGCGTCAAATCCTCATGGATTGGATCATCGAAGTTCACTCCAAATTCCGACTCCTCCCCGAaaccctcttcatcgccacCAACCTCGTTGACCGTTTCCTGTCCAAGCGCGTCATTTCTCTCGTCAAATTCCAGCTAGTCGGTCTTACCGCCCTCTTTATCGCGTCAAAATATGAAGAAGTCTGTTGTCCTGGTGTCGAGCATTTCTTACACATGTCGGACGGAGGATACACCGTTGAGGAACTGCTTAAAGCAGAGCGTTACATGTTGTCCACATTACAATTCGATATGTCGTACCCAAACCCACTCAACTTCATAAGGCGGATCAGTAAAGCCGATGGATATGATATCCAATCGAGGACGGTTGCAAAGTATCTCGTCGAGATTAGTTGTGTCGACCATCGGCTGTTGGGTTATACACCTAGTATGTTGGCTGCCGCGTCGATGTGGCTCGCGAGATTATGTCTGGAACGTGGTGAATGG AATGCGAACCTTGTGCATTACTCGACGTATTCTGAAGATGAGATTCGACCCTGTGCGCAGGTTATGTTGGATTATATTCTCGATCCCGATTTCGACGAGTCTACCTCATTCTACAAAAAG TATGCAAGCAAGAAACACATGAAAGCGAGTGTGTACGTCCGCGAATGGGCAACTCAGCTGTGGCCTGCGTCGGCGGATGGGAGTGAAGCTGAGAGGGGCACAGAGCTGGAACTTTTAAAGATGTttttggaggatggggaggaggagaataACAAGGGGAGTAAGAGGGGAATGAAGGtggttgatgaggaagaagaatattAA